The proteins below come from a single Demetria terragena DSM 11295 genomic window:
- the cydB gene encoding cytochrome d ubiquinol oxidase subunit II has protein sequence MELTTVWFALIALLWCGYFMLEGFDFGVGALLPALGRDGATTGEDGEKRRRLMLTTIGPHWDGNEVWLITAVGAMFAAFPVWYATLFSSFYLPMLVVLMALILRNVGLEYRHKRQDARWIRGWDRCIVVGSLATPFVLGTMVAALVGGLPLDARGDVSLVGALVRPTALLGGLAMVGLAVVHGAMFLSLKTVGAVSDDARQVARRGLPAVLVVLCLYASWIASDGPLAGFLAALSVTAFSIAIVLCFRGRMKASFVGSMVAIGSIVGAAFARIFPFAIPSSLNPVWSLSLHDAASSPYTLGIMTWAAVIFLPITLLYTAYSYWVFRRRISLHQLAVH, from the coding sequence ATGGAACTCACGACTGTCTGGTTCGCCCTGATCGCGCTTCTGTGGTGCGGCTACTTCATGCTCGAGGGCTTCGACTTTGGCGTGGGCGCACTCCTACCCGCTCTCGGTCGTGACGGAGCCACAACCGGGGAAGACGGCGAGAAGAGGCGCCGTCTCATGCTCACCACGATCGGCCCCCACTGGGACGGCAACGAGGTCTGGCTGATCACCGCGGTCGGCGCGATGTTCGCGGCGTTCCCGGTTTGGTACGCCACCCTCTTCAGCAGCTTCTACCTTCCGATGTTGGTCGTCCTCATGGCCCTCATCCTGCGCAACGTCGGCCTGGAATATCGCCACAAGCGACAAGACGCCAGGTGGATCAGGGGCTGGGACCGGTGCATCGTAGTCGGCTCTCTCGCAACGCCGTTCGTTCTGGGCACCATGGTGGCTGCCCTGGTCGGCGGGTTGCCTCTCGATGCACGTGGTGACGTCAGCCTGGTAGGTGCGCTAGTCCGACCTACCGCACTCTTGGGCGGGCTCGCGATGGTTGGTCTCGCTGTGGTGCACGGCGCAATGTTCCTCAGCCTCAAAACCGTTGGCGCGGTGAGTGACGATGCCCGCCAGGTAGCCCGCCGAGGTTTGCCGGCGGTGCTCGTCGTGCTGTGCCTCTATGCGAGTTGGATCGCCAGCGATGGGCCTCTTGCAGGCTTCCTCGCTGCACTTTCCGTCACAGCCTTCAGTATCGCGATCGTGCTGTGTTTTCGCGGCCGCATGAAGGCGTCGTTCGTGGGCAGCATGGTTGCGATTGGCAGCATCGTCGGCGCGGCCTTTGCACGCATCTTCCCGTTCGCGATCCCCTCCAGCCTCAATCCAGTCTGGTCACTGAGCCTGCACGATGCCGCGAGCTCGCCCTACACCCTTGGCATCATGACCTGGGCTGCCGTCATCTTCCTGCCCATCACCCTGCTCTACACCGCCTACAGCTATTGGGTGTTCAGGCGTCGAATCAGCCTGCACCAGCTAGCCGTTCACTAA
- a CDS encoding ABC transporter ATP-binding protein/permease — translation MGPIEPRLLRDVPDARVAVRNLSALGLIKGLLALLQAYAITQLVMAVICQRPLGDAVTLTLVTCGARGLVTALGEITAIRSAAKVTRAIRRHAITRWLASSVESRPDSATAHSLATESVDAVEPYVARYLPSLVSAAVLPPLVVIALLLTDWLSALIVFLTLPLLPVFAVLIGQHTREAVDRRFAGSVQLAGHFVDVVRGLPTLVNYQRAHQQADQVAAVGQAHRRTTMGTLRIAFMSSAALELIGTISVAIVAVGVGLRLAGGSLSLEVGLLAILLAPEAYWPLRRVGQEFHAASDGAHALTALLGQHDAPTHGPRAAQDAVVIRELHYRHADSDIEVLPGLSETIGPGITAITGPSGCGKTTLLELLAGLRTPTSGSISSPPTHFVTQTPFLVPGSVAENSRMGAESHDAPTRLGELPPEMVIGDDGFGLSAGQRARVALERALASPAPVLLFDEPTAHLDVCSASAVINVLRECAATRIVVAVTHDPAILRSADRVITMTAGGAPC, via the coding sequence ATGGGCCCCATCGAGCCTCGCCTGCTCCGCGACGTTCCGGACGCCCGCGTTGCCGTACGCAACCTCAGTGCGCTGGGTCTCATCAAAGGCCTCCTTGCGCTACTGCAGGCCTACGCCATCACTCAATTGGTCATGGCTGTCATCTGCCAACGCCCACTCGGGGATGCCGTCACGCTCACGCTGGTGACGTGTGGCGCCCGTGGCCTGGTCACAGCGCTCGGCGAGATCACCGCGATCCGTAGCGCGGCCAAGGTCACCCGTGCGATTCGTCGACACGCGATCACCCGCTGGCTCGCAAGCTCGGTGGAGTCGCGCCCCGATTCCGCCACCGCACACTCACTGGCCACCGAAAGTGTCGACGCCGTCGAACCGTACGTCGCCCGCTATCTTCCATCGCTCGTCTCGGCGGCTGTCCTCCCACCCTTGGTCGTGATCGCCCTGCTCCTGACCGACTGGCTGAGTGCGTTGATTGTCTTCCTGACCTTGCCGTTGCTGCCCGTCTTTGCGGTGCTTATCGGACAGCACACTCGGGAGGCGGTTGACCGACGCTTTGCCGGATCGGTCCAACTCGCAGGGCATTTCGTCGACGTTGTCCGTGGTCTCCCCACACTGGTCAACTATCAACGCGCCCACCAGCAGGCAGATCAGGTCGCAGCGGTGGGGCAAGCACACCGACGCACCACGATGGGCACCTTGCGGATCGCGTTCATGTCGTCGGCTGCGCTTGAACTCATTGGGACAATCTCCGTCGCCATCGTCGCCGTGGGTGTTGGGCTACGCCTTGCGGGTGGGTCCCTCAGCCTCGAGGTCGGTCTGCTCGCCATCCTGCTCGCACCCGAGGCGTACTGGCCGTTGCGGCGCGTCGGGCAAGAGTTCCATGCGGCGAGCGACGGCGCCCACGCACTCACGGCACTTCTGGGCCAGCATGACGCCCCGACTCACGGGCCGCGAGCCGCTCAGGACGCTGTGGTGATTCGGGAACTCCACTATCGGCATGCCGATTCGGACATCGAGGTCCTGCCCGGACTGTCGGAGACCATCGGACCGGGCATCACGGCGATCACCGGGCCCTCCGGCTGCGGCAAAACCACCCTGTTGGAATTGCTGGCGGGCCTTCGCACTCCTACCTCGGGCTCGATCAGTAGCCCACCGACGCACTTCGTGACACAGACGCCCTTCCTCGTCCCCGGGAGCGTGGCCGAAAACTCCCGCATGGGCGCCGAGTCGCACGACGCGCCGACCCGGCTCGGCGAGCTACCACCCGAAATGGTGATTGGCGACGATGGCTTCGGCCTCTCCGCCGGACAACGCGCCCGGGTGGCGTTGGAGCGCGCGCTCGCCAGCCCGGCGCCGGTTCTTCTGTTCGACGAGCCCACTGCGCACCTCGATGTGTGCTCGGCAAGCGCGGTCATCAACGTCCTGCGGGAGTGTGCCGCCACCCGCATCGTGGTCGCCGTCACGCACGATCCCGCGATCCTGAGGTCAGCCGATCGTGTCATCACCATGACTGCGGGCGGTGCCCCATGCTGA
- the cydC gene encoding thiol reductant ABC exporter subunit CydC, with protein MLSGPVLRAALIGAAATSAGAALTVTSGWLVVRASERPIILTLIVAIVLVRTFGLARPALRYLERLRSHDAALSDLIARRVHVYRALIPLTPARLGRRRRADLLTGFVHDLDDIVEAQVRAVGPLVSVATVGALAVALTCWLYAPVGGVVAAQMIIALLVTLIGRRSEQHSERSALHRRAEVARAVHMATANTMGLQAISATDWAVQQLDSAENRPANHGTTRAVMAAILTWLTGLAMTAAAAVLAPAVLSGAVQPPVAAMLLLTPLAMGEALEVVPDAVRAAARASIARGRMADLLGQRPAVSANGRHPVTTSPHELSTHSATVTWQDGEPMSLPDITIRQGEHVTLTGPNGCGKSTMLALLARHLDPATGSVRIDDRDVLTLQLDDVRRHVALVDDEPHIFDGSVRANMLLAQPAASDAEIVRALDHSGLGRWLSGLGHGLDTAIGTHGSPLSGGERARLAIARAVLSERPFLLLDEPFGHLDHPTARQILVDLHLRASAQAILLVSHQRLGEEGADRVIRWHSEITPTRATVGRTREGTSV; from the coding sequence ATGCTGAGCGGGCCGGTTCTGCGCGCGGCGCTCATCGGTGCCGCCGCCACCAGCGCAGGGGCCGCGCTCACGGTGACCAGTGGCTGGCTCGTCGTTCGCGCCAGCGAGCGTCCCATCATCCTGACCCTGATCGTCGCAATCGTGTTGGTGCGAACCTTTGGCTTAGCGCGCCCGGCACTGCGCTACTTGGAGCGACTTCGCTCTCATGACGCAGCACTCAGCGACCTCATCGCACGCCGTGTACACGTCTATCGGGCACTGATTCCGCTGACCCCGGCACGACTAGGCCGACGGCGACGCGCCGATCTGCTGACCGGATTCGTTCACGACCTCGACGACATCGTGGAAGCACAGGTACGCGCCGTCGGTCCGCTGGTGTCCGTCGCGACCGTTGGCGCTCTCGCCGTGGCGCTCACCTGCTGGCTGTATGCCCCTGTCGGTGGAGTGGTCGCGGCCCAGATGATCATTGCGCTACTGGTCACGTTGATCGGCCGGCGAAGCGAACAGCACTCCGAACGATCTGCGCTACATCGCCGCGCCGAAGTCGCCCGAGCGGTGCACATGGCGACGGCGAATACCATGGGTCTGCAGGCGATCTCGGCCACCGACTGGGCGGTCCAACAGTTAGATTCCGCAGAGAATCGACCGGCCAACCACGGAACAACCCGGGCCGTCATGGCCGCCATCCTCACCTGGCTCACTGGCCTCGCCATGACCGCCGCCGCCGCGGTGCTTGCGCCTGCCGTCCTATCCGGGGCGGTTCAACCACCGGTCGCCGCCATGCTGCTCCTCACCCCACTCGCGATGGGCGAAGCGCTCGAGGTCGTTCCTGATGCCGTCCGGGCCGCGGCGCGAGCCAGCATCGCCCGTGGTCGCATGGCCGACCTGCTCGGGCAACGTCCGGCGGTTAGTGCCAACGGGAGACACCCGGTCACCACCTCTCCACATGAGTTGTCGACGCACAGCGCAACGGTCACCTGGCAGGATGGTGAGCCAATGTCGCTGCCGGACATCACGATTCGCCAAGGCGAGCATGTGACTCTTACCGGGCCCAATGGGTGCGGCAAGTCAACGATGCTCGCACTCTTGGCCAGGCACCTCGACCCAGCCACGGGGTCGGTGCGCATTGACGACCGCGACGTCCTCACCCTCCAATTGGACGACGTACGCCGCCATGTGGCGCTGGTCGACGACGAACCGCACATCTTTGATGGCTCGGTTCGAGCAAACATGCTGTTGGCCCAACCGGCCGCCTCGGACGCCGAGATCGTCCGCGCGCTTGACCATTCCGGCCTAGGCCGATGGCTCTCCGGGCTAGGGCACGGCCTGGACACGGCGATTGGAACGCACGGGAGTCCGCTCTCAGGCGGGGAGCGTGCGCGACTCGCCATCGCTCGGGCCGTGCTGTCCGAGCGCCCGTTCCTGCTGCTCGATGAACCGTTCGGGCATCTCGACCATCCGACCGCTCGCCAGATCCTCGTGGACCTACACCTGCGGGCCTCAGCACAAGCCATCCTGCTGGTCAGTCACCAACGCCTGGGTGAGGAGGGCGCCGACCGCGTCATACGCTGGCACTCTGAGATCACACCCACCAGGGCTACGGTCGGAAGAACCAGGGAAGGGACATCGGTGTGA
- a CDS encoding BlaI/MecI/CopY family transcriptional regulator, with protein sequence MSGRAGMGELESAVMGALWAADRPVTVREVMSNLSDRDPAYTTVMTVLDRLAKKGLAQRERDGRAWRYTAASTREELTATALRSTLSALEGPSRKAALLHFLDGASPDEIADLRAALDDLD encoded by the coding sequence GTGAGCGGGCGCGCGGGCATGGGCGAGTTGGAGTCCGCGGTCATGGGTGCCCTCTGGGCGGCCGATCGGCCAGTCACCGTCCGGGAAGTCATGTCGAACCTCAGCGACCGCGACCCGGCATACACCACAGTCATGACCGTGCTCGACCGGTTGGCGAAGAAGGGTCTTGCCCAGCGTGAGCGCGATGGCCGCGCCTGGCGTTACACCGCAGCCAGCACCCGCGAGGAACTCACCGCCACGGCGTTGCGCAGCACGCTGAGCGCACTGGAAGGCCCTTCCCGAAAGGCCGCTCTACTGCACTTCCTCGATGGGGCCTCTCCGGACGAAATCGCCGACCTGCGCGCTGCCCTGGACGATCTGGACTGA
- a CDS encoding M56 family metallopeptidase, which yields MDPTLGAALLVGLALLFSGPAPRLLPRWRALRAVPGSALMLWQAVSLAALIAGLAAAPVAALHPNAPAVWVLPVALLVSGVLLARLLLAGHRTGIALRRARREHRELVDLIGFPDPGEPTVRVLEHPTPTAYCLPGMRSRVVLSEGALRALTEPELAAVLEHERAHLRFRHDLVLEHFTVMHTAVPEFVRSPGGLREVRLLVELHADRYARARHRARALGSALVALAEGQHPEAGMGATGDGMAGARLNQLRDRASHRTLSLVAVLLGAIALASPITVMALMLP from the coding sequence ATGGACCCCACCCTGGGGGCGGCGCTGCTGGTCGGCCTGGCCCTGCTGTTCTCGGGTCCGGCCCCTCGCCTGCTCCCCCGCTGGCGGGCACTTCGCGCGGTGCCAGGATCTGCTCTCATGCTGTGGCAAGCGGTTTCGCTGGCCGCGCTCATCGCGGGATTAGCTGCAGCTCCGGTCGCGGCACTCCACCCGAATGCGCCTGCCGTGTGGGTGCTCCCCGTCGCGCTCCTGGTCAGCGGAGTCCTCCTGGCCCGGCTCCTTCTTGCGGGGCATCGCACCGGTATCGCCCTACGCCGCGCCCGACGTGAGCATCGCGAACTGGTCGACCTCATCGGCTTTCCCGACCCTGGCGAACCGACCGTCCGTGTTCTGGAGCATCCGACACCTACGGCTTACTGCCTCCCAGGTATGCGCAGTCGAGTGGTGCTCTCCGAAGGTGCACTGCGCGCGCTGACCGAGCCGGAGCTGGCCGCCGTACTCGAGCACGAGCGTGCCCACCTGCGTTTTCGGCATGACTTGGTGCTGGAGCACTTCACCGTGATGCACACCGCGGTACCTGAATTCGTCCGCAGCCCAGGCGGATTGCGCGAGGTTCGGCTGCTGGTGGAGTTGCACGCCGATCGGTATGCCCGCGCCCGCCATCGCGCACGCGCGCTCGGCAGCGCCCTCGTGGCATTAGCCGAAGGTCAGCATCCGGAGGCAGGAATGGGCGCGACCGGCGACGGCATGGCCGGTGCGCGTTTGAATCAGTTACGTGACCGCGCCTCGCACCGCACCCTGAGCCTCGTCGCGGTGCTCCTTGGAGCCATCGCCCTCGCCTCACCGATCACCGTGATGGCGCTCATGCTCCCGTAG
- a CDS encoding DUF4282 domain-containing protein: protein MTTPSNGSWGEAPEPHYGTGPNPGQPGAPGQSLGQGFDQQQGYPQQPPQQGQHSQQGQHGQHQQGFAPQQPYQQAAPSPAAAGNSIGDLFSDFGFRKGLTESIASIAFIITVIWAVLDFVAVMANAWGSQDFGDTKVKNMGGFEAMMATLSGLVWLVFVVVVARLFFELCINIARMARNRD from the coding sequence ATGACAACACCGTCCAATGGTTCATGGGGAGAAGCGCCCGAGCCTCACTACGGCACCGGGCCAAACCCCGGGCAGCCCGGCGCCCCTGGGCAGAGCCTCGGACAGGGCTTTGATCAGCAGCAGGGCTACCCTCAGCAGCCCCCGCAACAGGGTCAGCACAGCCAGCAGGGTCAGCACGGCCAACACCAGCAGGGATTTGCTCCGCAGCAGCCATACCAGCAGGCCGCCCCCAGCCCTGCAGCAGCGGGCAACAGCATCGGGGACCTGTTTAGCGACTTCGGCTTCCGCAAGGGGCTGACCGAGAGCATCGCGTCAATCGCCTTCATCATCACCGTGATCTGGGCCGTCCTGGACTTCGTTGCCGTGATGGCTAACGCCTGGGGTTCCCAGGACTTTGGCGACACCAAGGTCAAGAACATGGGCGGGTTCGAGGCCATGATGGCCACCCTCTCCGGCCTGGTGTGGCTGGTCTTTGTCGTCGTCGTGGCGCGACTCTTTTTCGAACTCTGCATCAACATTGCCCGGATGGCGCGCAACCGCGACTAG
- a CDS encoding VOC family protein, giving the protein MSTRDTSWPYGHPAWIDLNSHDLRATRATYGHLFGWDLGDAVEGEYAIALKNGRSVAGVYAAEDGKSPAWLLYFGTDDVTATVERATEAGATVLVAASDAGPASGRFAILQDPAGAAFGLWQGGELTGMQMVGEPGGFGWASLLTRDLPTASEFYSTLFGYRYDEITPDLLTARNADGEAVATLHLADQLPDDVPPTWNIHLAVASRDATVSLAEMEDDLDVLATFDTSFGAEAVLRGPSGEVFNVMETLDTE; this is encoded by the coding sequence ATGAGTACCCGCGATACTTCCTGGCCATACGGCCACCCCGCCTGGATCGACCTCAACAGTCACGACCTGCGCGCCACTCGAGCGACCTACGGACACCTCTTCGGCTGGGATCTCGGCGACGCCGTCGAGGGCGAATACGCCATCGCCCTCAAGAATGGGCGATCCGTCGCTGGCGTCTACGCCGCAGAAGATGGCAAGTCCCCCGCCTGGTTGCTGTACTTCGGGACTGATGACGTCACCGCGACCGTCGAACGGGCGACTGAGGCTGGCGCGACCGTGCTCGTGGCGGCCTCCGACGCGGGCCCGGCATCTGGCCGGTTCGCGATCCTGCAGGACCCCGCCGGCGCAGCCTTCGGCCTGTGGCAGGGCGGCGAACTCACCGGTATGCAGATGGTCGGCGAGCCTGGCGGCTTCGGCTGGGCTTCGCTGCTGACCCGCGATCTGCCGACGGCGAGCGAGTTCTACTCCACGCTCTTCGGCTACCGCTACGACGAGATCACTCCGGATCTGCTGACGGCACGCAACGCGGACGGCGAGGCCGTCGCAACCCTGCATCTGGCCGACCAGCTCCCCGACGATGTCCCACCCACGTGGAACATTCACCTCGCCGTGGCTAGCCGCGATGCGACCGTGTCGCTGGCCGAGATGGAGGACGACCTGGATGTTCTCGCGACCTTCGACACCTCCTTTGGTGCCGAAGCCGTTCTTCGTGGTCCCAGCGGCGAAGTCTTCAACGTCATGGAGACGCTCGACACCGAGTAA
- the purB gene encoding adenylosuccinate lyase: protein MRSLADVQPSIALGALDGRYRSAVAPLVDHLSEAALNRRRVHVEVEWLIHLTDAGVVPGVRSLTADEQAALRQVVEDFGAEDIAELADIERETVHDVKAVEYYLKRRLDTIVGSDSDGLGELIHFGCTSEDINNTSYALMVRGALEQVWLPKARTLVEQIAAMARDLREIPMLSRTHGQAATPTTLGKELAVLAHRLDRQLRRLSQQDYLAKMSGATGTFGAHAAALPDVDWPQVSRAFVEDRLGLTWNPLTTQIESHDWQAELYADVARFNRVLHNLCTDVWSYISLGYFAQVRGQGTVGSSTMPHKVNPIRFENAEANLEVSNALLDVLASTLVTSRLQRDLTDSSMQRNIGTAFGHSLLAIDNAARGLAGLDAVPATMAADLDANWEVLGEPIQSAMRALGAQGVPGMDKPYERLKELTRGRRINGEDLAEFVKGLGLPSDVEARFLEMTPRSYVGLAPRLVDYLDVSSPS from the coding sequence ATGCGTTCCCTCGCCGATGTCCAGCCGTCCATTGCTCTCGGCGCCCTCGATGGCCGTTACCGCTCCGCGGTGGCGCCCTTGGTCGACCACCTGTCAGAGGCGGCGCTGAACCGCCGTCGAGTGCACGTCGAGGTGGAGTGGCTGATCCACCTCACCGACGCGGGCGTGGTGCCCGGCGTACGCTCGCTGACGGCAGATGAGCAGGCGGCATTGCGCCAGGTGGTCGAGGATTTCGGCGCCGAGGATATCGCCGAGCTCGCCGACATCGAGCGCGAAACCGTTCATGACGTCAAAGCCGTCGAGTACTACCTCAAGCGCCGACTCGACACGATTGTCGGCAGCGACTCCGACGGTCTCGGTGAGTTGATCCACTTCGGATGCACCAGTGAGGACATCAACAACACCTCCTACGCGCTCATGGTGCGGGGCGCGCTGGAGCAGGTATGGCTGCCGAAGGCCCGGACCCTCGTCGAGCAGATTGCGGCAATGGCGCGCGACCTGCGCGAGATCCCGATGCTGTCGCGGACACACGGCCAAGCGGCAACCCCCACCACGCTCGGCAAGGAACTCGCGGTGCTGGCTCACCGCCTCGATCGGCAACTGCGGCGACTTTCTCAGCAGGACTATCTCGCCAAGATGTCCGGTGCGACGGGCACCTTTGGTGCGCACGCCGCCGCGCTGCCCGATGTCGACTGGCCGCAGGTGTCGCGCGCCTTCGTCGAGGACCGTCTTGGCCTGACGTGGAATCCGCTCACCACGCAGATCGAGAGCCACGACTGGCAGGCCGAGCTTTATGCCGACGTGGCACGGTTCAATCGCGTCCTGCACAACCTGTGCACCGACGTGTGGTCCTACATCTCCCTTGGCTACTTCGCGCAGGTGCGCGGCCAGGGAACCGTCGGCTCTTCGACCATGCCGCACAAGGTCAACCCGATTCGCTTCGAGAATGCCGAAGCCAACCTGGAGGTCAGCAACGCCCTCCTCGACGTCCTGGCTTCAACGTTGGTGACCTCCCGGTTGCAGCGGGACCTCACCGACTCCTCGATGCAGCGCAATATCGGCACCGCCTTTGGACATTCGCTGCTCGCCATCGACAACGCCGCGCGCGGTCTCGCCGGTCTTGATGCCGTACCCGCAACTATGGCAGCCGACCTGGACGCCAACTGGGAAGTCTTGGGTGAGCCCATCCAGTCGGCGATGCGCGCACTCGGCGCGCAAGGGGTACCCGGCATGGACAAGCCCTACGAGCGCCTAAAGGAACTCACCCGCGGGCGGCGCATCAACGGCGAAGACCTGGCCGAATTCGTGAAGGGCCTGGGGCTACCGAGCGACGTGGAGGCACGTTTCTTGGAGATGACCCCGCGGTCGTACGTCGGTCTCGCCCCGCGGTTGGTCGACTATCTGGATGTCTCGTCCCCGTCCTGA
- a CDS encoding SH3 domain-containing protein — MGKIQHVGALAAAAVAFSGLGGVALADSASAADKWCPYKVTASALKIRTGPGTNYTATHQVSKGKQGLGSEQTKNGFRQFDGGWASTKYLQRTGGLCATA; from the coding sequence ATGGGAAAGATCCAACACGTAGGTGCACTCGCCGCCGCTGCCGTGGCGTTCTCGGGCCTAGGAGGCGTCGCGCTTGCCGATTCCGCATCGGCCGCCGACAAGTGGTGCCCGTACAAAGTGACGGCCAGCGCGTTGAAGATCCGCACCGGGCCAGGCACGAACTACACCGCAACCCACCAGGTCTCTAAGGGCAAGCAGGGTCTTGGCAGCGAACAGACCAAGAACGGCTTCCGACAGTTCGACGGAGGCTGGGCCTCCACGAAGTACCTCCAGCGCACTGGCGGGTTGTGCGCAACTGCCTAA
- a CDS encoding VOC family protein: protein MRIDHVVYAAEPDGLGATAKRLGERLGIEVVDGGLHPRFGTRNEIIPLDGHRFLEVVEPLDHPASDKAPFGKAVRARSEAGGGWLGWVVEVEDMAGAERLVGREAVPGNRHRPNGTEVTWRQLGVKGLMADPQVPFFIAYDNPQDHPSGDGASSCALSGMQIAGSPNRVREWLGLSGTPGVDRDEWEPDVEFDFSCPAGTPGLLSVTFRTAEGDVTV from the coding sequence ATGCGCATCGACCATGTGGTGTATGCCGCAGAGCCGGACGGCCTGGGGGCAACCGCGAAGCGGCTCGGAGAACGACTCGGCATCGAGGTTGTAGACGGAGGTCTGCATCCCCGATTTGGGACGCGCAACGAGATCATCCCGCTCGATGGCCATCGCTTCCTTGAAGTCGTCGAGCCCTTGGATCACCCTGCCTCTGACAAGGCTCCTTTTGGCAAGGCCGTACGCGCCCGCAGCGAGGCTGGCGGCGGCTGGCTCGGGTGGGTTGTCGAAGTTGAGGACATGGCTGGGGCCGAGCGCCTGGTCGGTCGCGAAGCGGTCCCCGGCAACCGGCACCGCCCGAATGGCACCGAGGTCACCTGGCGGCAGCTTGGCGTCAAGGGTTTGATGGCCGACCCGCAGGTGCCGTTCTTCATCGCCTACGACAACCCCCAGGACCACCCGTCCGGTGACGGCGCCTCGTCATGCGCGCTGAGCGGGATGCAGATTGCTGGCTCGCCCAACCGCGTTCGCGAGTGGCTCGGCTTGTCTGGCACTCCCGGCGTGGACCGGGACGAGTGGGAGCCCGACGTCGAGTTCGACTTCTCGTGCCCAGCGGGCACGCCCGGCTTGTTGTCGGTGACGTTCCGTACCGCTGAGGGCGACGTCACTGTCTGA
- a CDS encoding TrmH family RNA methyltransferase: protein MAQALLTSPANPRLKAIAALRRRRVRDQQGVTMVDGIDELELALAAGVRPKTLVLCPDLIQDADRERALVERAPEATVLRTSRSAFEKVAYREGPDGVLAVVPAIARTLQDLILPVDPLLLVAEGIEKPGNLGAMLRTADAAGVDAVVAADPVTDWGNPNVVRSSKGTVFSVPVATDTTEATLQWLQEGGVRLLAATPDSDLSHTEIDLTGPVAIAVGTEKEGLTDRLMDAAEHRVRIPMHGQVNSLNVATSAAILLYEAERQRNSA from the coding sequence ATGGCGCAGGCACTGCTTACCTCGCCAGCCAATCCTCGGCTGAAGGCCATCGCTGCCTTGCGCCGTCGCCGCGTCCGCGACCAGCAGGGTGTGACGATGGTCGACGGAATCGACGAGTTGGAGTTGGCGCTTGCCGCTGGCGTGCGGCCGAAGACGTTGGTGTTGTGCCCCGACCTCATCCAGGACGCTGACCGGGAACGTGCGCTCGTGGAGCGTGCGCCCGAGGCGACAGTGCTGCGTACGTCCCGGAGCGCATTCGAGAAGGTCGCCTATCGCGAAGGCCCGGATGGCGTCCTGGCGGTGGTGCCCGCTATTGCGCGAACCCTCCAGGACTTGATCCTGCCGGTCGATCCGCTGCTGCTGGTCGCGGAAGGCATCGAGAAGCCGGGCAATCTTGGCGCGATGTTGCGCACTGCCGATGCTGCCGGGGTCGATGCGGTGGTGGCGGCTGACCCAGTGACCGACTGGGGCAACCCCAACGTGGTGCGTTCGAGCAAAGGCACGGTGTTCTCGGTGCCGGTCGCAACGGACACGACCGAGGCGACGCTGCAATGGCTTCAGGAGGGTGGCGTACGCCTGTTGGCGGCGACCCCGGACAGCGACCTGTCGCACACCGAGATCGACCTCACGGGGCCTGTCGCGATCGCGGTCGGCACGGAGAAGGAAGGCCTCACCGACCGCCTCATGGATGCCGCAGAACACCGCGTTCGCATCCCCATGCACGGACAGGTCAACTCGCTCAACGTCGCGACGTCGGCCGCGATTCTGCTCTATGAGGCTGAGCGCCAACGGAATTCGGCGTAG
- a CDS encoding glutathione peroxidase, with amino-acid sequence MTTINDFTATTLEGAESALADYAGQVVLVVNTASKCGFTPQYEGLENLYQEFRDQGLVVLGFPCNQFGSQEPGEADEIGAFCEKNYGVTFPMYAKVDVNGDDAHPLFAWLRSEKGGVLGNRIKWNFTKFLVGKDGKVIKRFGSTTKPADLADDVRAALAA; translated from the coding sequence ATGACGACCATCAACGACTTCACCGCCACCACCCTTGAGGGTGCCGAATCAGCGCTCGCTGACTACGCGGGTCAGGTCGTGCTCGTCGTCAACACCGCGAGCAAGTGCGGATTCACCCCGCAATACGAGGGCCTCGAGAACCTCTATCAGGAGTTCCGCGACCAGGGCCTTGTCGTGCTCGGCTTTCCCTGCAACCAGTTCGGTAGCCAGGAGCCTGGCGAGGCTGACGAAATCGGTGCGTTCTGCGAGAAGAACTACGGCGTCACCTTCCCGATGTATGCCAAGGTCGACGTGAATGGCGACGACGCCCACCCGTTGTTTGCTTGGCTTCGCAGCGAAAAGGGCGGCGTCCTCGGCAACCGCATCAAGTGGAACTTCACCAAGTTCCTCGTCGGCAAGGACGGCAAAGTCATCAAGCGGTTCGGCTCCACGACTAAGCCGGCTGACCTGGCCGACGACGTCCGCGCTGCGCTCGCGGCCTGA